AGTCCGAAGAAGCTGCCCTGGGGTGAGGGCGAACGGCTGCAGAAGGTGCTGGCGAAGGCCGGTGTCGCCTCCCGGCGCGCCGCCGAGGAACTCATCGACGAGGGCCGGGTCGAGGTCGACGGAGCCGTCGTGCGCGAGCAGGGCCTGCGCGTCGATCCGGAGACGGCGGTCGTGCGGGTCGACGGCGTGCGCGTCGTCGTGCGCGAGGAGCAGGTGTATCTCGCGCTCAACAAGCCGAAGGGCTGGCAGTCGACCATGTCCGACGAGCTGAACCGTCCCTGCGTCGGCGATCTGGTCGCCGAGCGGGTGATGGCCGGGCAGCGGCTGTTCCACGTCGGCCGTCTCGACGCCGATACCGAGGGCCTGCTGCTGCTCACCAACGACGGTGATCTCGCGCACCGGCTGATGCACCCGTCGTTCCAGGTGTCGAAGACCTATCTGGCGACCGTGCACGGCGAGGTGAAGCGCGAGACGAGCAAGCTGCTCCACCAGGGCGTCGAACTCGAGGACGGTCCCGCGAAGGTCGACCGGTTCCAGGTGCTGGAGTACGGCGACGGCAAATCGCTGGTCAAGGTGGTGCTGCACGAGGGCCGCAAGCACATCGTGCGCCGCCTGCTGGCCGAGGTGGACCATCCGGTGATCGGTCTGGTCCGGACGCATATCGGCCCGGTCGCACTCGGCGACCAACGGCCGGGCACCCTGCGGGTGCTCGGTCGCGACGAAATCGGAAAGCTGTACGAGGCGGTGTCGTTGTGAACGGCGGTGTGAAGACCGTGGGGGTCTACATGGGCAATGATGTTTCGGACCGATTGCTCGGATCGTCGCCGCTGGTCGTGGCGATGGACGGGCCTTCCGGTACCGGCAAGTCCAGTGTGTCCCGGCGGCTGGCGACGCGGCTGGGTGCCCGCTATCTCGACACCGGCGCGATGTACCGGGTGGCCACGCTGCGCGTACTGCGCACCGGCGCCGATCTGGCCGATCCGTCGGCGATCGCGGCGGTCGTGAAGGATCTGCCGCTGGCCATCGGCACCGATCCCAGCCGCGAGTCGATCGCGCTCGACGGCGAGGACGTCTCCGGTGAGATCCGCGGTAATGCGGTGACCAAGGCGGTGTCGGCCGTCTCGGCGGTGCCCGAGGTCCGCGAACAGCTGGTCGCGATGCAGCGCGAGCTCACCGCGGCCGCCGGGCGGATCGTCGTCGAGGGTCGCGACATCGGCACGGTCGTGCTGACCGACGCCGACGCCAAGATCTACCTGACCGCCTCCGCCGAGGCCCGCGCGTCCCGGCGCAATCAGCAGAACATCGCGGAGGGCCGTGGCGACGATTACGCGGCGGTCCTCGCCGACGTGCAGCGCCGCGACAACCTGGACTCGACCCGCGCGGTGTCGCCGCTGCGGGCCGCGGAGGACGCGGTACTGGTCGACACCAGTGACCTCAGTATGGACGAGGTCATCGACGAGCTGTACAACGTTGTGGCGGAACGAATTTCGGTGGGAGGTCGCGAATGACCGGAATCGAGACCGCCGACGGCACCTGGTCCGACGAATCCGATTGGGAGATCGCCGATTCGGTCGAGGGGGACGAGTTCGGCGATCACGTCCCGATGCCGACGCTGGCCGTGGTCGGCCGCCCGAACGTCGGCAAATCCACTCTGGTGAACCGGATCCTGGGCCGCCGCGAGGCGGTCGTGGAGGATGTGCCCGGCGTGACCCGGGACCGGATCTCCTACGAGGCGCAGTGGGCCGGCCGGAAATTCCTGGTGCAGGACACCGGCGGCTGGGAGCCCGACGCCAAGGGGTTGCAGCAGGCGGTGGCCCGGCAGGCCGAACTGGCGATGCGGACCGCCGACGCGATCCTGCTCGTCGTCGACGCGACCGTCGGCGCCACCTCGACCGACGAGGCGGTGGCGAAGACGTTGCGCCGCGCGCAGACTCCGGTGATCCTGGTCGCCAACAAGGTCGACGGCGAGCGACTGGAGGCCGAGGCCGCGGTGCTGTGGTCCCTGGGCCTCGGCGAGCCGCGTCTGGTCAGCGCCGCGCACGGCCGCGGCACCGGCGATCTGCTCGACGATGTGCTGGCGGTGCTGCCGGAAACCCCGCGCGAGGACATCGGTCCCCGGACCGGCGGTCCGCGCCGGGTGGCGCTGGTCGGCAAGCCGAACGTCGGCAAGTCGAGCCTGCTGAACAAGCTGGCCGGCGACGAGCGCTCGGTGGTGCACGACGTGGCCGGTACCACCGTCGACCCGGTCGATTCGCTGGTCGAATTGGGCGGTAAGACTTGGCGTTTCGTCGACACCGCGGGCCTGCGCCGCAAGGTCGGCAACGCCGCGGGCGCCGAGTACTACGCCTCGCTGCGCACCAAGTCCGCGATCGAGGCCGCCGAGGTGGCGGTCATGCTGATCGACGCGTCGGTCCCGATCACCGAGCAGGACCTGCGGGTGATCAGCATGGTGGTCGACGCCGGCCGGGCGCTGGTGCTGGCGTTCAACAAATGGGATCTCGTCGACGAGGACCGCCGCGAGCAACTGGAACGCGAGATCGACCGCGAGACGGTGCAGATCCGCTGGGCGGAGCGGGTCAACATCTCCGCCCACACCGGGCGCGCCGTGCAGAAGCTCGTGCCGGTGATGGAGACGGCCCTCGAGTCCTGGGACAAGCGGATTCCCACCGGGCGGCTCAACAACTGGCTCAAGGAGGTCCTCGCCTCCACGCCACCGCCGATGCGCGGCGGCCGGCTGCCCCGCGTCCTGTTCGCCACCCAGGCGGCCACCCGTCCGCCGACGTTCGTGCTGTTCAGCACCGGCTTCCTGGAG
This DNA window, taken from Nocardia sp. BMG111209, encodes the following:
- the der gene encoding ribosome biogenesis GTPase Der, which gives rise to MTGIETADGTWSDESDWEIADSVEGDEFGDHVPMPTLAVVGRPNVGKSTLVNRILGRREAVVEDVPGVTRDRISYEAQWAGRKFLVQDTGGWEPDAKGLQQAVARQAELAMRTADAILLVVDATVGATSTDEAVAKTLRRAQTPVILVANKVDGERLEAEAAVLWSLGLGEPRLVSAAHGRGTGDLLDDVLAVLPETPREDIGPRTGGPRRVALVGKPNVGKSSLLNKLAGDERSVVHDVAGTTVDPVDSLVELGGKTWRFVDTAGLRRKVGNAAGAEYYASLRTKSAIEAAEVAVMLIDASVPITEQDLRVISMVVDAGRALVLAFNKWDLVDEDRREQLEREIDRETVQIRWAERVNISAHTGRAVQKLVPVMETALESWDKRIPTGRLNNWLKEVLASTPPPMRGGRLPRVLFATQAATRPPTFVLFSTGFLEAGYRRFLERRLREEFGFDGSPVRISVRVREKRERVRK
- the cmk gene encoding (d)CMP kinase; the protein is MGNDVSDRLLGSSPLVVAMDGPSGTGKSSVSRRLATRLGARYLDTGAMYRVATLRVLRTGADLADPSAIAAVVKDLPLAIGTDPSRESIALDGEDVSGEIRGNAVTKAVSAVSAVPEVREQLVAMQRELTAAAGRIVVEGRDIGTVVLTDADAKIYLTASAEARASRRNQQNIAEGRGDDYAAVLADVQRRDNLDSTRAVSPLRAAEDAVLVDTSDLSMDEVIDELYNVVAERISVGGRE